From the Argentina anserina chromosome 3, drPotAnse1.1, whole genome shotgun sequence genome, the window TTCCTGCACTGACAGCAGCTACATCTGCAAGTTCACTGTCTTCAACCTGCGATGAGTTGAAAATTTGTTTGTTATTAGCAATTTCAAGGATAACACTATTATCAATTGCTGATACCAAATAAATTGGACATCAATTAATTTACCTCTTTGGACATCAACTTAAGCTCACGTACAAGAGCTTTTGTTGTCTTCTCAATACCACGTGTGATTAGAACAGGGTTTGCTCCAGCCGCAACAACCTGAATAAATGGACTCGGTTAACATGACTCATCTGGACACAGCCATCCTAAATATCAGGGCCAACAGAAAGCAATAGAGAAGCAACGATATCATGGTACAAACCTTGACACCTTCAGCAATAAGACCCTGTGCAAGAACAACAGATGTTGTTGTTCCATCACCAGCCAAGTCGTTAGTCTTGGCAGCTGCCTGCCTAACCAACTTGGCTCCAATGTTCTCAACAGGGTCCTCCAACTCAACCTTAAAGTAAGAAAAGAGCAAAATTAAACCTCCAAACAACTAGAACTTATGTTGAAACAATATCGTGTCTTTAGCCAGATTCTATCTATCAGAAAATAGAGAGAATGGAGTACCTCTTTGGCGACGGTGACACCATCGTTAACAATCTTGGGGGAGCCGTACTTGCTCTCTAAAACAACATTCCTACCCTTGGGACCAAGGGTAACACCAACAAGGTCGGCAAGCTTGTTGACACCAGCCTGCATAACAAACCAGATTTTTTTTAGTTAGAAAATCGGCAAGATAAGATGTtttgaaacaaacaaagaaacaaaggAAGAGTGAAAGAGAGACTTGAAGCTTCTTGATGGCAGAACCATCCTTGTTGAAATGCAACTCCTTGGCCATGGCGGAGACTCTAGGGGAGCGAGTCCTCCTGAGGGCAACATTGGGCCTCTTTGAGAATGAGAatgaagagatggaagcacgAGATGACAAGGTGTCGAATTTCTTATCGGCGACACGGCCACTGGGAGCAGCCAGTGAGCCGACTGATGTCATGGCTGCAAAAGTCGACGCCATCTACCCTGTAAAGCCCACTCAGCTCAATACTAAACCAGAGACCAAAACAGTTCTTAcgaattgagagagagagagagagagacatcAAAACAGTATGTATGAGCAACCTAACAACAAGGGTCCCTTTGTTCTGTTTCATTATTAGATTTCATCAAGTTTGAAAACTCAACAATCCAATCACTACAAAGAAACAAACAGATTGAGAGTTGAAGATGAAACAGGAGGAGACTTACAGTGGAGTGTGAGGAATTGGAGGAAACAACAGGGTGGGTTTAGCGGGGTTTTATGGATAAGAGACGCCGGAATGGgagtaaagagagagagagagagagcggaGGAGTGTGTGAGATAGGGTTATATGGTTTTTTAGGTTGAAATGTGATCTCGTGAAGCTTCCAGACGATCTGGGCCGTTGGACTGCTCTGccctttttctttgtcactacTTGGCTACTTGCGAATACTCTAGAACATTTTCCAATGTTTGGGCTCCAACGGCCCATTTACATTGTGTTTTCCATCCTCCTTGATTTgacatttctttttctttttgagaaTTACAAATTTTTCCTGACAAGACTCGATAATTAAAAGTTTATAATTTTTCTCTCATATCCTGCATTATTAGATCCTTATGTCGTTACCCAGACATAATGAAATGAATGAATGTATAAACATATAAATTATGATACTTTTCTCTGTGATATATGATGAGATCACATGTTCGATGATTTTTTCCTAGCTCAAAGTcaaaattgttggaaattctTCATTTACGTACTATTCTTGTTTGTGTATGCTTCATATTTTTTCCGCCTTTTTCCTGACTAGAATGTAAGTGATATTCATCCTATTCAACTTCACATATGGATCTTGATTGCCCCAAACCTGCAGTTCTGTAATACCAAATATATGCATGATAGGACAATGTTTGTTTGTGCCGATCGATCAATTGGAGTGGTAGGAATAATTACCAGTCCAGCTTCTAAAAAGCCAGGATTACTTGTACCAGTAATATGATTTACGTATAACATGTAATGTAAAACAGTGGACCAAGGTCAATGCAGATTGTTATACTAGCTTCTTTGCGCTGCACTAAATTACAGATTTACAGATCGACTGGCATGCAACTTATTGGGATGGTGAAGCTTTCTCTAATAGAAAGGGGGTTGATGAACAACCAGCTGCAGTGAAGATTATAGACAAACGTACCAAGCCAATCATAGAACTAGTACGGTGTGGATTACTTGCTAGCTGCTGCAGTAGGGATTAATCAACCTATAGCTTTTTGATCCCTCTTTATGCATGCATGGGAGGAGCATTACCTACCAAAAGCTTGTGTGTACAAGTCATACCATTTTGTGCCAAgcacgtacgtacgtacgtactgaTATTAATGCCTCATCTGCCGGATCGACTTCATTCTCTAAGAACCGAGTACTAAAACCATGATCGATTTCACCAGTAGCTAGATCTTAATAATGTCTCTAGCTACCTTTGCTACTTAATTGGAAATGTTATTTTTCCATGTCTCATCTTATTTCATCTTGTTCTTTGGTTTACAAGTTCAAACCATCCGCAACTTCCCAAATTAACATAAATTCAAGTTGCAGAAATTATATTTCAGAAGCAACAGATCGAAGAACTGTGTATATATGCAAGAGATCGAACTCATcagaggaaaagaaaaatatctaaatattggAAAAAGAATGGAGAACATATATATGCAGCTCAATTACTTGACTGCATAATTAACCCCAATTTACATACTCGATCAAAACCATGAGATTTACCACAAAAAaaggtttaaaaaaaatctagctATATTTGTTCATATGAAGGCCAAAATTTTCCAAGCACTTATATCATATAATTAGACGAGTTCCACCGCATTAGTAGTCTTGTCAGGATGGGTTTCATCATCTTTTGGTGTTGTCTTGTAATATATCGCATAGACTATCAATTGAACCAATCCAAAAAATGTTCCGAGACCATTGCTAATCTGCATTATTGATCAGATACACACACgttaaaaaaaagatattaAAACTTCATATTGAAATTGATCGATCAGTAAGAGGAGTACGAAAATACTTACCAAGATGAAGTAATCCACTTTCCCAATAAGAGCATATGAAGTCCAACAACCACCGTTCATGAAGTTGGCCAACGAGATAAAGAAGGGCATGTATTTCACACTCTTAGTTTTAATGacttttttctgttaaaaatcaaaaccaagaCGTACGTACGGCAAGTTAAATAATCGTGATCAACTGTGAGGTACTAGGCATGAAATAGAGAAATAAATGTCAATAAAAACTAGATAACGTACCAAAATGAACAGAGGGGAGCTATACATGATGATATTGAAAACATCACATATAATTCCGATGACAACAGCCCGAAGGGGTCTGTTTATGAACATCTTATGCTTGGGTATAAACGGCATAGTTAGAGCCACAACAAGCGCAAAGAAAACTATTTCACCTAGTAAGATCCCGATAACAGTTTTCTGCAAGATTGAAAGCgaaatattaaatattggaTTTAAAAACATCCCTAGACTCTTAAATTGTAGAAGGATATATATATGCGTACCTGTTTTTTCGATGGAGCATAATACAAGAATATGCCAAGATATATAAGCTCTATAACCAGGCCAGCTCCATTAATAGTGACAACTAAAGTGCTATTTGGATTGACGAATGGCATTCCATAATAACACCAGAACAAACAGTTTAACACCGTTGCTAGGTAAATCTTCGGATCAAATTCTTCCAcatctttctttttacaaATTTCCAGGAACGTAGGGCTGCCaataaaacaacaacaaaataaccGTTAGACATTATGCGAATTAACTCATCGATCGATCGATAATCAACAATTGAGCTAGCAACCAAATCGTAGGTCGataaacacaaaaaaattatggggaaactaattaaaaaataaatgcaATACCAAATATTTGTGGCAATGTGCGATGCAACTTGTTAGCATGCATCAGAGTGATATATCATAATTTGTTTAGGGTGCATAGTTGACATAGTAAATGACGAAAGAATCTGCATATGGTTATATCAATACttttataataaattttaatcaAATAGGGATCTCGTGCTATTTTAAGGTTTAATACAATCTTACCATACAAAAGTGGAACATATATATGGGATCACAATCACTAAGAACTCTCCTCAAACACGTTTagatatatatgctttctacatagtgtgatatatatatgcacccaGAGGCTTACATTGGAGAAAGGAAAAGCCCGGCAGAGATAGCGTTTCCTGCACACAGATAAATCGATCAAACAAACATGATCAATAAACTTCTCCTGCattatcatatataattatacgaGCCATGAAAGAGAGTACACGTAAAAGAGAAAAGCTGTGTATATATGAAGGAGAGTTTGGAAGCAGCAGAGTGCAATACTACTGAAACGTACCAATAACACCAACCACAGTCCTAGGGCTCACCATATCTTCAGCAGAATgaaacagaaaatatgattgaAATAAGAGagatcagagagagagagagaagtcgAGAACTGAGTGAATGAGATTCTAGAGTAGCGAATGTCGATATTTATAGTAGGCATATTAATCAGTATCCAACTCAAACTATGTATGATCAAGGATCATCATCTCTATCTCATATACATGATTACTTGTTATAGTAGTAATGAGATTCTCTTGTATTTCgtgtgtgtgtgcgtgtgtgtgtgtgtgtgtgtgaggtTTAATGGTTTATGGTTATCCTGGACGCACTATCCACGTTTACCAATTAATCCGGTTGATAATCTAGCCTTATTCTGATAGCTATTAAATTTACGGCACCATATCAGAGTTAAGATTGGTTTCTATTTAGCTAATCGTATTCTATATGAACTGAAATCCATATATGTAATGATTCTATTCTATAATCCATATATGTAATGCTTATGATTCTATGCCATATAGGATAAATAATTAACATAAATtccttttaaaaataaaaatcaacacaaacaaggTATAGACCCGTAATTCGTGTTTACTGTTATCCTTACTCGGATGTTAAGGAATAAATGCAGGCGTGACCACCATGGTCGCAATTACGGTTGATGATGTACGGACGAGAATCAAGGATAAGCTCCCCGGCAAAACCCACCAACTTAGTCCGAAATTGACCTGCCTTTCTGTGTATGtgttatcttcttcttcttcttcttcttcttcttctttttttaaaatgattgATGTTCTTCTATTCAGGTAAGGTTATAATGTAATGGACTTGCACAGAAGAAATATACAGATCGAAAGCTGCACATTCATCTGTGCATGCATTTATATTGTAATATGAAGATACCATCTTGAGTTTTGACATGTAAATGATGTACTAAGGCCATAATTTCAACTCATATTGGATCAAACTCCATATAACAATTTAAGCAAGCCGAGTGCTAGTCAGTGGCAGCTAAATATATCATCTACAAAACAAACATCAGCTTTTCGATTCATATATACGCCAACTTACAATATTTCAATTGCAAGTTATCATCACAAAACCATGTTTTTACCAAGGACCAAAAGCCGTATACTTCTTCGGGTGCACATAAAACCATCTAGCCTGTAAAAACttttatgtaaataaactgACGACTCCAGTCAGTTACAGcaattcttcttttcttttaa encodes:
- the LOC126787589 gene encoding bidirectional sugar transporter SWEET6b-like → MVSPRTVVGVIGNAISAGLFLSPIPTFLEICKKKDVEEFDPKIYLATVLNCLFWCYYGMPFVNPNSTLVVTINGAGLVIELIYLGIFLYYAPSKKQKTVIGILLGEIVFFALVVALTMPFIPKHKMFINRPLRAVVIGIICDVFNIIMYSSPLFILKKVIKTKSVKYMPFFISLANFMNGGCWTSYALIGKVDYFILISNGLGTFFGLVQLIVYAIYYKTTPKDDETHPDKTTNAVELV